The window ATGGTGGGCGCCGCCCGAGGCTCCCTGGTGACCAAACCGGGTGTGTGAGCCGGCTTCATACCTGGGCCGATCTTCGAAAGCCACGCCCACACTGCCCTAGGCTGGGGAGCATGGCGATCATTCACAAGGCAACCCTGTCCCCGTCCAAGCTCGAACTCATCGCTGACTACCTCCCGAAGCAGCCCTGGTTCATCCAGGAAGGCGCACCGGAGCTTATCGGCGCCTACCGCTTCGACGATCCCGCCGGCGAAGTGGGCCTCGAGACACACGTCGTCACCGCCGGCGAGCGCGTCTACCAAGTTCCCCTCAGCTACCGTGGCTACGAATTGGCCGGCGCTGAGGAGTGGCTCATCGGCACCATGGACCACTCGGTCCTGGGCAAGCGCTGGGTCTACGACGCCTGCGCAGACCCCATCTACGTCAAGGCCCTGGCCACCGCCATCCTGACCGGCCAGCAAGAGGCCGAGCTCATTGTCGACGGCGAGCTGGGACCCCGGCCCAGCACGGTCACGGTAAAGGGCAGCGGAAAGCTCGACGACGTTGTCCCCGCCTTGAGTGCCTCGGCGCCGGTATCCGGCAGCGGCGTGACCATCATTGATGCGGGCGAGCTGCGGCTGAAGATAACCCGGGTTCTGGATGTGGCAGCGGATACTTCGGCAAATACCGCCGCAGCCCCGGAGCTTCACGGGGACTTGATCCTCAATGGAACGTGGGCCGGCCTGGAGAAGCCGGTGGAACTGGCATCGGTGGTTCGGAACTGACCTTCAACGCTGGGGGCATCTGTTGGCCACAGATGCTGCAGCGTAGGCTGGCAAGCAAGCCGTCTAACCACGTGAGGGGTTAAGCATGTACAAAGCGCAAAGCATCATTCCGGCCGCCCAGGATCTTGCACGGGAGTGGGTAACGCATGCAACAGAGGGCACATCCGCACAGACAGATGCCGTGGTGAGGTGGGCTTTGGCCCGGATCAACCACGCCGATGTCCCTTCCGTGGTCCAGGGCGTGATGCTCACCCTGACCGGGAACAAGAAGGTTGCCAAGGAAGCTAAACGCACAGCGACCAAGGCAGTAAAGAAAGCCACCCAGGCGCTCAGCCGGAAGACCACACAGCGCAGCTCAAGCCGCGCCGTATGGTTCACCGCCATTGCTGCTGCCCTGGCGGGAGCCGGCGCAGTGTTTGCTTGGCGCATGATGATGCCTCCGGGCGAACCTGAGCCGGCCAAGCAGCCGGAAACCCCAATCCAACCTCCGGTGCCCCCAGTTCCCTAGCGCCTGCCAAGGGTGGCCGAAGCGATTCAGATACCGGACCAGTCAGGGTGCCGGGTCGTCGTCGTGCGGTGGTGTTCGCCTCCGCAGCGACGTCCCGGCCAAGAGCCAATACGCCCCGCCGCTGGCCAGCAGGAACCCCACCACGCCCAGAATCACCAGCTGAGTAACGATCCCGACGATGACCATGACGAAACCGGCCAGAACGGCCACACTGCCAAGAAGATTGCGCGCCACCGCTCCACGTGGGCGGCCGGACTTCAGCTCATAGGCGAGGTCGGGATCCGTTAGAGCGAGATCCCGCTCCAGCTCTTCCAAGCTCTTGCGTTCTTCATCCGACAATGACATCGGAGTTCCTCACCACGCGAGCAGGCCGCCAACCGTGCGTCGATGCTCAGAACATCCGCACGAGCCCTGCATGCCGTGCTATGCCTTCATTATCTTCCCGTTGCGGCGTTCTTACCAAAGGTTCTAAGCATGCTTACGATGGAAGGGCGGGACTCTGACACACCACGAATACGGAACCCCGATCGCCGACCGGAAAGTTGAACTCCCCATGGCACGACGAAGCGCTAAGAAAGCACCGAGCATCACTGAAGCGGTTCCTGGGCGCCGCGGACCCCGAAAGGCCATTTGGCTTATTGCCGCGGGCCTCGTCGCTGGCATAGCCGGCGGAGTCTTCGGCTTCCGAATGCTGGTACCGTCCAGCGAATCTGAGCCGGCCAAGACACCGCAGCGGCAACCCGAGGAGATTCTGGTCAGGGAGGAACCTGTGGAGATCTCCACCAGAATGCGCCCGGGTGAATGGACCGAGGAGTCCTTGCAGGAGCACCTTGAGGATTACAAGCAGCAGATCCGGGACATGGGAGCCAAAGAGTCGCAGATCGTGGTGAACGTAGAGCGGACCGAAGCGGGCGCTGCCCGTGTAGTGGTCAGCTGGGACCGCAGCCTGGCTTAGCCGAGCTAGTCCCCCGCCCGTGGCCGCCACACCACAACAGCCTGCGACCGTGCCCGGGGACGCTGCCCACGGGCCAGGCTGACGACGTCGCCCGCCGCGCCCGCCGCGAAGATCCGAGCATCCACAGGTGAGCGGCGGCGCGACAACTCCTCCGTGAGCTCAACTACCCGGTACTGCAGCGCAGCAACCTGGTTTTCGAGGTCCAGGATGCGTTTGATGCCCTCGAGGGAGACGCCGGACTGCGAGAGGCGCTGGACCTCCCGCAGTTTGTTGACGTCGTTCTGAGAATAACGGCGGGACTTGCCCGGCGCACGGCTGGGCGAGACGATGCCCAGGCGGTCGTACTGGCGCAACGTCTGCGGATGCATGTCGGCAAGCTCCGCAGCAACGGAGATGACAAAGATCGGCTGGTTGACGTCGATAGCCATGACCGCCTCCTTACAACCGGGCCTTCGCGGCCAAGTCGTGACGCGGGTTGGCGTCAGTGGTGGCAGCAGCGAAGGCCTTCACGGCTTCTTCCGCTTCCTTGTTCAGGTTCTGCGGAACCGCGACGTCGATGGTCACCAGCAGGTCGCCGGTAGCCTTGGACGTCTTCACGCCACGGCCCTTCACCCGGAGGGTTCGGCCCGACGGAGTTCCGGCCGGAACGCGCACCTTGACGGTGTCGCCGTCGAGCGTTGGCACCTCAATGGTGGCGCCGAGCGCCGCTTCCGCAAACGTGACGGGCACGTGGATGCGGATGTTGTCTCCGTCGCGGTGGAAAAAGTCGTGGGGCTTCACGCTGACCGTGATGATGAGGTCGCCATTGCCGGCCGGGCCAACATTGCCCTTGCCGCGCTGACGGACCTTCTGCCCATCCTTGATGCCCGCGGGAATCTTGACGTCAATCACGTTGCCGTTGCTCTCGCGCAGGCTCACAGTGGTGCCGTTGATGGAACCGGCAAACGAGATGGACGTTGTAGCCGTCCGGTCCGAGCCCTTCTGCGGGGCGCGCT is drawn from Arthrobacter sp. 31Y and contains these coding sequences:
- a CDS encoding heat shock protein transcriptional repressor HspR → MAIDVNQPIFVISVAAELADMHPQTLRQYDRLGIVSPSRAPGKSRRYSQNDVNKLREVQRLSQSGVSLEGIKRILDLENQVAALQYRVVELTEELSRRRSPVDARIFAAGAAGDVVSLARGQRPRARSQAVVVWRPRAGD
- a CDS encoding DUF3040 domain-containing protein — encoded protein: MSLSDEERKSLEELERDLALTDPDLAYELKSGRPRGAVARNLLGSVAVLAGFVMVIVGIVTQLVILGVVGFLLASGGAYWLLAGTSLRRRTPPHDDDPAP
- a CDS encoding CG0192-related protein, which produces MAIIHKATLSPSKLELIADYLPKQPWFIQEGAPELIGAYRFDDPAGEVGLETHVVTAGERVYQVPLSYRGYELAGAEEWLIGTMDHSVLGKRWVYDACADPIYVKALATAILTGQQEAELIVDGELGPRPSTVTVKGSGKLDDVVPALSASAPVSGSGVTIIDAGELRLKITRVLDVAADTSANTAAAPELHGDLILNGTWAGLEKPVELASVVRN
- a CDS encoding DnaJ C-terminal domain-containing protein; amino-acid sequence: MASQDWVEKDFYAILGIAKDASDADIKKAYRKLARQYHPDTNAGDAAAEKKFKDISEAYSVLSSAEDRQQYDAIRAMGGARFAPGAGAGRGGAGANGGFEDLFGGLFGGGPGARQPAGGGGIPPEFADLFGGGFGGAGPTGFQRAPQKGSDRTATTSISFAGSINGTTVSLRESNGNVIDVKIPAGIKDGQKVRQRGKGNVGPAGNGDLIITVSVKPHDFFHRDGDNIRIHVPVTFAEAALGATIEVPTLDGDTVKVRVPAGTPSGRTLRVKGRGVKTSKATGDLLVTIDVAVPQNLNKEAEEAVKAFAAATTDANPRHDLAAKARL